The following proteins are co-located in the Candidatus Accumulibacter cognatus genome:
- a CDS encoding type II/IV secretion system protein produces MSQASQAVVNTVHEHRLTLAEVLKWLLEDGLVSAPDADNLVKESRLKRLAAHPLVIIADQKWKTQKEPHRPLTLEELGEWLARRVGLEYQHIDPLKVDFTAVTEVMSSAYATRYGMLPIQVTTREVVVATTEPFLRDWEKEIKAIVKKEIRRVIANPVDVARYLVEFYNLARSVKKAAQLGGPTGNLSSFEQLVELGRTNRQFDANDQHIVNIVDWLWQYAFDQRASDIHIEPRREIGIVRFRIDGVLHQVYQIPMSVMAAMVNRVKILGRMDVVEKRRPQDGRIKTRTADGLEAELRLSTLPTAFGEKLVMRIFDPDVLVRSFADLGFTDDDQTRWKEMSERPNGIILVTGPTGSGKTTTLYSTLKQLAIPAVNVCTIEDPIEMVEPAFNQMQVQNVIDLGFAQGVRALMRQDPDIIMIGEIRDLETAEVAIQAALTGHLVLSTLHTNDAPAAITRLLDLGVPSYLLGATVLGVMAQRLVRILCPHCKQVHQASPVEEKMWDQLVAPWKSNRPARFYRPIGCLECRMTGYLGRVGLYEILLLSQDIKLAISENKDIAKIRDMAYREGMKPLRISGAMKVAAGVTTLAEVFKVAPPVEQA; encoded by the coding sequence TAATCTGGTGAAGGAGAGTCGCCTCAAGCGTCTGGCGGCGCATCCTCTGGTGATCATTGCCGATCAGAAGTGGAAGACGCAGAAAGAGCCGCATCGGCCATTGACTCTCGAAGAACTCGGCGAGTGGCTGGCGCGCAGGGTCGGCCTCGAGTACCAGCACATCGACCCGCTGAAGGTCGATTTCACGGCGGTGACGGAGGTCATGTCGAGTGCCTATGCGACGCGCTATGGCATGCTGCCGATTCAGGTGACGACACGTGAAGTCGTGGTGGCGACGACCGAGCCTTTCCTGCGGGACTGGGAGAAGGAGATCAAGGCGATCGTCAAGAAGGAAATCCGCCGGGTGATTGCCAACCCGGTCGACGTCGCGCGCTATCTGGTCGAGTTCTACAATCTCGCACGCTCGGTCAAAAAAGCCGCCCAGCTCGGCGGACCAACCGGCAACCTGTCATCGTTCGAGCAGTTGGTCGAACTCGGCCGCACCAATCGCCAGTTCGATGCCAATGACCAGCATATCGTCAACATCGTCGACTGGCTCTGGCAGTATGCGTTCGACCAACGTGCCAGCGACATCCATATCGAGCCACGGCGCGAAATCGGTATCGTGCGTTTCCGGATCGACGGAGTTCTGCATCAGGTCTACCAGATCCCGATGAGCGTCATGGCGGCGATGGTCAATCGCGTCAAGATTCTCGGCCGCATGGACGTGGTCGAGAAACGGCGCCCGCAGGATGGCCGCATCAAGACTCGCACTGCCGATGGCCTGGAGGCCGAACTGCGTCTGTCGACGCTACCCACCGCTTTCGGCGAAAAGTTGGTGATGCGGATTTTCGATCCGGATGTCCTGGTCCGCAGTTTTGCCGACCTCGGCTTCACCGATGACGACCAGACGCGCTGGAAGGAGATGTCGGAAAGGCCGAATGGAATCATTCTGGTGACCGGCCCCACCGGTTCCGGCAAGACCACGACGCTCTATTCGACGCTGAAGCAGCTCGCCATCCCGGCAGTGAACGTGTGTACCATCGAAGATCCAATCGAGATGGTCGAACCGGCGTTCAATCAGATGCAGGTACAGAATGTCATCGACCTCGGTTTCGCACAAGGCGTGCGTGCGCTCATGCGGCAGGACCCGGACATCATCATGATCGGAGAAATCCGTGACCTGGAAACCGCCGAGGTGGCGATCCAGGCCGCCCTCACCGGCCATCTCGTGCTGTCGACCCTGCATACCAACGACGCCCCGGCAGCGATCACGCGCCTGCTCGATCTCGGCGTTCCCTCGTATCTGCTTGGCGCGACGGTACTCGGCGTCATGGCGCAGCGCCTGGTACGCATCCTCTGCCCGCATTGCAAGCAGGTGCATCAGGCCAGCCCGGTCGAGGAAAAGATGTGGGATCAACTGGTCGCGCCCTGGAAATCGAATCGTCCGGCGCGCTTCTACCGACCGATCGGCTGTCTCGAATGCCGAATGACCGGTTACCTCGGGCGTGTCGGACTGTACGAGATTCTGCTCCTGTCGCAGGATATCAAGCTGGCGATCAGTGAAAACAAGGATATCGCCAAGATTCGTGACATGGCTTACCGGGAGGGCATGAAACCCCTGCGCATTTCCGGAGCGATGAAGGTTGCTGCCGGCGTGACCACTCTCGCCGAAGTCTTCAAGGTTGCGCCGCCGGTTGAGCAGGCCTGA